In a genomic window of Lysobacterales bacterium:
- a CDS encoding protein kinase, translating into MNREQRALALFEEVVERSDPDAFLASACGDDVDLIAEVRALLDADRRAGHFIARPISFEPQREGQQVGPWRLLRRIGDGGMGTVYLAASVQDATAPQGALKLLRWDAPDLRQRFELERRILAGLDHPAIARLLDAGTGADGAPYLVLEYVDGLPLTDYAKRATLSPQACTRLMIEVLAAVQYAHARLVLHRDLKPSNILVGSDGRPKLLDFGIAKLIGEGQRGLTLTGPGPMTPEYASPEQVRGLTLHTSSDVYALGVVLYELLTGRRPYAFGKATASEVERTICEVMPARPSTLAPKLPRDYDHILGKALAKSSADRYRSCAEFAEDLQRLLDGLPVRARAATPSYRLARFLWRHRLGLALTASVFFALSALTAIAWRNAERATRATADAVRERDAAREVQSWLERMLASADPRVIGHAPSAAELLDGAAATLGSGLASRPEIEISLRLTLAQAYRGLGLAEAAQREADRALGLVDGDTAATLRAKALRVHAQTLADLGRYDEALADVELALTVVGARTSLEGARVLAFRAFIHSRQGALGAADADYREALAAFAGDASLATEHAELLNNYGVLKGMREEFAEALDLHLRARALLDAEVGAEHPLTLLAAVNAASARESLGAIAAAETEYRSLLPKLEVRLGAGHADVIRVSSTLAFLLMDAGRDQEAATLMRPVAAAARESLPASHSMRAYAESTLGAALLGSGDPAAAVQPLRAALSSRRESLPARHPLLISSECALLEAQARTGDHAARLRIAELLAESSAGLGDEHPIIVRCRERQRRVVGSRPG; encoded by the coding sequence ATGAATCGCGAGCAGCGCGCACTCGCCCTGTTCGAAGAGGTGGTCGAGCGGTCCGATCCGGACGCGTTCCTGGCCAGCGCGTGCGGCGATGACGTCGACCTGATCGCCGAGGTGCGCGCGCTGCTCGACGCCGACCGTCGTGCCGGGCACTTCATCGCCCGGCCGATTTCGTTTGAACCGCAGCGCGAAGGCCAGCAAGTGGGTCCCTGGCGATTGCTGCGGCGGATCGGCGATGGCGGCATGGGCACGGTCTATCTGGCCGCGTCGGTGCAGGATGCAACGGCGCCACAAGGCGCGCTCAAGTTGCTGCGCTGGGATGCTCCGGACCTGCGCCAGCGCTTCGAGCTGGAAAGGCGCATCCTGGCGGGACTCGACCATCCGGCGATCGCGCGCTTGCTCGATGCGGGCACCGGTGCGGATGGGGCGCCCTATCTGGTCCTGGAATACGTCGATGGCTTGCCGCTGACCGATTACGCGAAGCGCGCAACGCTGTCGCCGCAGGCATGCACGAGGTTGATGATCGAGGTGCTCGCCGCGGTCCAGTACGCGCACGCAAGACTGGTGCTGCATCGTGACCTGAAGCCGAGCAACATCCTGGTCGGTAGCGACGGTCGGCCGAAGCTGCTCGACTTCGGCATCGCCAAGCTGATCGGCGAGGGCCAGCGCGGCCTGACCCTCACCGGGCCGGGTCCGATGACGCCCGAGTACGCCAGCCCCGAACAGGTGCGCGGATTGACCCTGCATACCTCGAGCGACGTCTACGCGCTCGGTGTCGTCCTGTACGAGTTGCTGACCGGCCGACGACCCTACGCGTTCGGCAAGGCTACGGCCAGCGAGGTCGAGCGCACGATTTGCGAAGTCATGCCAGCGCGACCGAGCACGCTGGCACCGAAGCTGCCACGCGACTACGACCACATCCTCGGCAAGGCGCTGGCGAAGTCGTCCGCCGACCGCTATCGCAGTTGCGCCGAGTTTGCCGAGGATCTGCAGCGCCTGCTCGACGGCCTGCCGGTGCGCGCGCGTGCCGCGACCCCGAGCTATCGGCTGGCCCGATTTCTGTGGCGCCATCGTCTCGGCCTTGCGCTGACCGCAAGCGTGTTCTTCGCGCTTTCTGCGTTGACCGCCATCGCCTGGCGCAACGCCGAGCGCGCGACGCGGGCGACCGCGGACGCAGTGCGCGAGCGCGACGCTGCGCGCGAAGTGCAGTCGTGGCTGGAGCGAATGCTGGCCAGTGCCGATCCGCGCGTGATCGGGCATGCGCCAAGCGCTGCGGAATTGCTCGACGGTGCCGCGGCGACGCTCGGCAGTGGGTTGGCATCGCGGCCGGAGATCGAGATCAGCTTGCGCCTGACCCTGGCGCAGGCCTATCGCGGGTTGGGTCTGGCCGAGGCGGCGCAGCGCGAGGCGGATCGCGCGCTGGGGCTGGTCGATGGCGATACCGCAGCGACGCTGCGGGCGAAGGCGCTGCGCGTGCACGCGCAGACGCTGGCCGACCTGGGCCGCTATGACGAGGCGCTCGCAGACGTCGAACTCGCGCTGACGGTGGTGGGTGCGCGTACGTCGCTGGAAGGGGCCAGGGTGCTGGCTTTCCGCGCATTCATCCACAGCCGTCAGGGAGCGCTCGGCGCCGCCGATGCAGACTATCGGGAGGCGCTGGCAGCCTTCGCGGGAGACGCCAGCCTGGCCACGGAGCATGCCGAACTGCTCAACAACTACGGTGTGCTGAAAGGCATGCGCGAGGAGTTTGCCGAGGCGCTGGATCTGCACCTGCGCGCCCGGGCCTTGCTGGACGCGGAGGTTGGCGCCGAGCACCCGCTGACCTTGTTGGCCGCCGTGAATGCCGCGAGTGCGAGGGAGTCGCTGGGCGCGATCGCCGCCGCGGAGACGGAATATCGCAGCCTGCTGCCCAAGCTGGAGGTGCGCCTCGGTGCCGGACACGCCGATGTGATCCGCGTGAGCAGTACGCTCGCCTTCCTGCTGATGGATGCCGGTCGCGACCAGGAAGCCGCAACCCTGATGCGCCCCGTGGCGGCTGCGGCGCGCGAGTCGCTGCCCGCCAGTCACTCCATGCGCGCCTATGCCGAGTCCACTCTGGGTGCCGCGCTGCTCGGCAGCGGCGATCCTGCCGCTGCGGTGCAACCCCTGCGCGCCGCGCTGTCTTCGCGACGCGAGTCGTTGCCCGCGCGTCACCCGCTGTTGATCTCAAGCGAATGTGCGCTGTTGGAGGCACAGGCCCGCACTGGCGATCATGCCGCGCGCCTGCGGATCGCCGAGCTGCTGGCAGAAAGCAGTGCTGGACTCGGCGACGAGCACCCGATCATCGTCCGCTGCCGCGAACGACAGCGTCGAGTCGTTGGCTCGCGTCCGGGTTGA